One part of the Terriglobales bacterium genome encodes these proteins:
- a CDS encoding ammonium transporter, with translation MKKAGVVFLMVAFLFLCVAPLCAQAGDATKIAELEKQIGDARSAADNAWILVCSALVLLMTGPGLALFYGGLVRKKNVLATMMQSFAMMAIVTVLWAVIGYSLCFGGGSSFIGGFEHVFLRGVGVEPNTDYSTTLPQQTFMVYQLMFAIITPALITGAFAERMKFSAMALFMILWSIFVYAPMAHMVWGKGGLLNAALGGRFPTLDFAGGTVVHITSGVSALVCAWYLGKRIGYPHEPMPPHSVVLSFIGACLLWVGWFGFNAGSALGSGGLATSAFVATHFAAASAAIGWGAAEWIRNGKPSALGGISGAVAGLVAITPAAGFVKPMPALLIGLIAGVFCYYMVAKVKAKLAYDDSLDAFGVHGAGGTIGALLTGVFAVSSINPLLHDAQGNSIALGLLEGNPRQLLNQLIGVVIAWVLAIVGTLIILKIVDMVIGLRVTAEHEVQGLDLTQHGEEGYSWDASAV, from the coding sequence ATGAAGAAAGCCGGAGTTGTGTTTCTGATGGTTGCATTTTTGTTCCTATGCGTGGCGCCGTTATGTGCGCAGGCCGGAGACGCGACGAAGATCGCGGAACTGGAGAAGCAGATTGGGGACGCACGTAGCGCGGCGGACAACGCATGGATCCTCGTGTGCTCCGCATTGGTGCTACTGATGACCGGTCCGGGGCTGGCGCTGTTCTATGGCGGCCTGGTGCGGAAGAAGAACGTACTCGCCACGATGATGCAAAGCTTCGCGATGATGGCGATTGTGACGGTGCTGTGGGCAGTGATCGGCTACAGCCTGTGCTTCGGAGGAGGAAGTAGCTTCATCGGCGGATTTGAGCACGTCTTCCTGCGCGGCGTTGGTGTTGAGCCGAACACGGACTATTCGACCACCCTGCCGCAGCAGACTTTCATGGTGTACCAGTTGATGTTTGCGATCATCACTCCCGCATTGATCACGGGGGCATTCGCCGAGCGAATGAAGTTCAGCGCCATGGCGCTGTTCATGATCCTGTGGTCGATCTTCGTTTATGCCCCGATGGCGCACATGGTCTGGGGGAAGGGTGGGTTGCTGAATGCGGCGCTGGGGGGACGGTTCCCGACGTTGGATTTTGCCGGCGGAACTGTGGTGCACATCACGTCGGGCGTGTCGGCGCTGGTATGTGCGTGGTACCTGGGGAAGCGAATTGGGTATCCGCATGAGCCAATGCCCCCGCACAGCGTTGTGCTGAGCTTTATTGGCGCGTGCCTGCTGTGGGTGGGTTGGTTTGGATTCAATGCGGGTTCGGCCCTCGGTTCGGGCGGCCTGGCTACGAGTGCATTCGTGGCAACGCATTTCGCAGCGGCTTCTGCGGCGATTGGATGGGGCGCTGCGGAATGGATTCGAAATGGCAAACCCAGCGCCCTCGGCGGGATTTCCGGAGCGGTGGCTGGCTTGGTGGCGATTACGCCTGCGGCAGGTTTCGTGAAGCCGATGCCGGCATTGCTGATCGGATTGATCGCCGGGGTGTTCTGCTATTACATGGTGGCAAAAGTGAAGGCGAAACTGGCGTATGACGATTCGCTGGATGCCTTTGGTGTACACGGTGCGGGCGGCACCATTGGCGCTCTGCTGACGGGCGTCTTCGCAGTCAGCAGCATCAATCCGCTGTTGCATGATGCGCAGGGGAACTCGATTGCGCTGGGATTGCTGGAAGGAAATCCGCGACAACTGCTGAACCAACTCATCGGGGTGGTTATCGCATGGGTGCTGGCGATCGTGGGGACGCTCATCATCCTGAAGATCGTGGACATGGTGATCGGTCTTCGCGTGACGGCCGAGCACGAGGTTCAGGGCCTGGACCTGACACAGCACGGCGAAGAAGGCTATTCGTGGGATGCTTCGGCTGTTTAG
- a CDS encoding DUF2911 domain-containing protein, translated as MKTRIVLVVVSFVLISAFSLVAQEQQKTEPEPQSTTVICTYPDDKEISVRFHSVEYNKKNEPPIGKPWTPEGVPVFLFTPTELMVGNSTIPTGAYSLYTIKNKASWTLIISRNVTQGTPYDEKQDVARVTMETGKLPSANKPYVVSLGHIAPKVCSLQIVYGDTGVWAEFKQK; from the coding sequence GTGAAAACGCGAATCGTACTGGTAGTTGTTTCGTTCGTCCTAATATCTGCATTTTCGCTTGTGGCCCAGGAACAACAGAAGACGGAACCTGAACCGCAATCCACGACCGTCATTTGCACTTACCCCGACGATAAGGAAATCAGTGTTCGCTTCCACTCCGTCGAGTACAACAAGAAGAACGAACCGCCCATCGGCAAGCCGTGGACTCCCGAAGGAGTGCCCGTTTTCCTTTTCACTCCCACCGAATTGATGGTCGGCAACAGCACCATTCCCACCGGAGCATATAGCCTCTACACCATTAAGAACAAAGCGAGTTGGACTCTGATCATCAGCCGGAATGTCACCCAGGGTACGCCCTACGACGAAAAACAGGATGTGGCTCGCGTCACCATGGAGACCGGCAAACTGCCTTCCGCCAATAAACCGTACGTCGTCAGCCTTGGCCATATCGCTCCCAAGGTTTGCAGCCTTCAAATTGTGTACGGCGACACCGGCGTTTGGGCGGAGTTTAAGCAAAAGTAA
- a CDS encoding DUF2911 domain-containing protein produces MYRNCTLSLLAITVSFCLVFPSRGAAEDSSTTACTFGSGDQVSVRYVSTPIPKKQNIPEGEPWTPGDKPLFLFTQAPLTIGDLNVPAGAFSLYTVKDVEKKKETWSLVVSRNVEQPESYDKSKDLGRVPIETGHLMSDSDEFRAYMGRLGPSTCTLRLDIGQTRAFVDIKDKR; encoded by the coding sequence ATGTATCGCAATTGCACGCTTTCGCTCCTCGCAATTACGGTGTCGTTCTGTCTTGTATTCCCTTCCCGCGGCGCCGCCGAAGATTCTTCCACCACCGCCTGCACTTTCGGATCTGGCGATCAGGTCAGCGTACGCTATGTAAGTACTCCCATCCCCAAGAAGCAGAACATTCCCGAAGGCGAACCGTGGACGCCCGGCGACAAACCCCTTTTCCTCTTCACTCAGGCCCCGCTCACAATCGGTGACTTGAATGTTCCCGCCGGCGCATTCAGTCTCTATACGGTGAAGGATGTGGAGAAGAAGAAGGAAACCTGGAGTCTCGTGGTCAGCCGCAATGTCGAGCAACCCGAGTCCTACGACAAGAGCAAAGATCTGGGTAGAGTTCCCATCGAGACAGGCCACCTTATGTCAGACAGCGATGAGTTTCGTGCATATATGGGACGCCTGGGGCCTTCCACCTGCACCTTGCGCCTCGACATCGGCCAGACTCGCGCCTTCGTGGATATAAAAGACAAACGCTAA
- a CDS encoding bifunctional nuclease family protein, producing MEVEMKIRGLMMDPVTNMPVVILKGVEADSVLPIWVGIYEANAIALEMEKVSTPRPMTHDLLKNLLIGLDAQVQKVVVNDLRDDTFFAVIWLEKEGQNISIDSRPSDALALALRADCPIFVEEEVLKTSKLSSAISDKVSSEELRKWLENLGEEDLGRYKM from the coding sequence ATGGAAGTCGAAATGAAGATTCGCGGGCTGATGATGGATCCGGTGACAAACATGCCCGTGGTGATTCTGAAGGGAGTGGAGGCGGATTCAGTATTGCCGATCTGGGTTGGGATCTACGAAGCAAATGCGATCGCACTGGAGATGGAAAAGGTTTCAACGCCTCGGCCGATGACGCACGATCTGCTGAAAAACCTGCTGATTGGTTTGGACGCGCAGGTGCAAAAGGTGGTCGTGAACGATCTGAGGGACGATACGTTCTTTGCGGTGATCTGGCTGGAAAAAGAAGGCCAGAATATTTCGATCGACTCGCGGCCGTCGGATGCGCTGGCACTGGCGTTGAGGGCGGATTGCCCGATCTTCGTTGAAGAAGAGGTGCTGAAGACGTCGAAGCTGTCGAGCGCGATCTCAGACAAGGTATCGAGCGAAGAACTTCGGAAATGGCTGGAGAACCTGGGCGAAGAGGATTTGGGCCGGTACAAGATGTAA
- the miaB gene encoding tRNA (N6-isopentenyl adenosine(37)-C2)-methylthiotransferase MiaB, giving the protein MPDSSNKTFYLETFGCQMNVHDSEKVVGTLLAQGYQQVNTVEEAGLVLYNTCSIRDKAEQKVFHRLNDFKKLQAQGKKFGVLGCVAQQEGEKIFDRAPHVSLVCGSASYRNLGSMLVQLETDGGRVTGLDDRNTTETFDTELTARSDEHRGYITIIEGCDKFCAYCVVPFTRGKERSRTSHSVVEEAKRMAEMGYTSIQLLGQNVNSYRDPVGKKSFAELLVAVSEVPGIQRVWFTTSHPRDFTKDIVEAIEAYSGLCNHVHLPVQSGSTRVLDAMQRLYTREQYLERIGWMKASKRDISITTDIIVGFPGETRQDFEETISLVHEVRYDGAFTFKYSPRPNTAALGLPDVIAEEEKSLRLSILMDRIREIQIENQKRHIGQTLEAMIEGRNEQRKQWIGRTSQNKVLNFTAPPHISLEPGMYASVRVTQSHPNSLVGEYSATTYVPEARKVVEAPVASGLVQIAGPMASEASSGV; this is encoded by the coding sequence ATGCCGGATAGCTCCAACAAAACGTTCTACTTAGAGACCTTCGGGTGCCAGATGAACGTCCACGACTCGGAGAAAGTGGTCGGGACGCTGCTCGCGCAGGGATACCAGCAGGTAAACACCGTGGAAGAGGCCGGGCTCGTCCTCTACAACACCTGCTCGATCCGCGATAAGGCGGAGCAGAAAGTTTTTCATCGGCTGAATGATTTCAAGAAGTTGCAGGCACAGGGAAAGAAGTTCGGTGTGCTCGGGTGTGTCGCCCAGCAAGAGGGGGAGAAGATCTTCGACCGCGCGCCGCATGTCTCGCTGGTGTGTGGGTCGGCTTCGTACCGGAACCTGGGTTCGATGCTGGTGCAACTTGAGACGGACGGCGGAAGAGTGACCGGTTTGGACGACCGGAATACTACCGAGACGTTCGACACCGAACTGACGGCCCGGTCGGACGAGCATCGCGGGTACATCACCATCATCGAGGGCTGCGACAAGTTCTGCGCGTATTGCGTGGTGCCCTTCACCCGAGGGAAAGAGCGGAGCCGCACTTCGCATTCGGTGGTGGAAGAGGCGAAGCGGATGGCGGAGATGGGGTATACGTCCATCCAACTGCTCGGGCAGAACGTGAACTCTTATCGCGATCCTGTTGGAAAGAAAAGCTTTGCAGAGCTACTGGTTGCGGTTTCGGAAGTGCCCGGAATTCAGAGGGTGTGGTTCACGACTTCGCATCCGAGGGATTTCACAAAGGACATCGTAGAGGCCATCGAGGCGTACTCGGGGTTGTGTAACCACGTGCACTTGCCGGTGCAGAGCGGGTCGACGAGAGTTTTGGACGCGATGCAGCGTTTGTATACCCGGGAGCAGTATCTGGAGCGGATTGGCTGGATGAAGGCCTCAAAGAGGGACATTTCGATCACGACGGACATCATTGTCGGCTTCCCGGGAGAGACTCGACAGGATTTCGAGGAGACAATTTCGCTGGTGCACGAGGTCCGGTACGACGGGGCGTTTACGTTTAAGTACTCGCCGCGTCCGAATACGGCAGCGCTGGGCCTGCCGGACGTGATCGCGGAAGAAGAAAAGTCTCTGCGGCTTTCGATTTTGATGGACCGTATTCGCGAGATCCAGATCGAAAACCAGAAGAGGCATATCGGCCAAACCCTTGAGGCGATGATTGAGGGACGGAACGAACAAAGAAAGCAATGGATTGGGCGCACATCGCAAAATAAAGTGCTAAACTTCACAGCGCCTCCCCATATTTCGCTCGAGCCCGGAATGTATGCCAGCGTCAGAGTTACTCAATCTCACCCCAACAGTCTGGTCGGAGAATACTCCGCCACCACCTACGTACCGGAAGCTCGAAAAGTGGTTGAAGCGCCGGTTGCGTCAGGCTTGGTCCAAATTGCGGGGCCTATGGCCTCGGAAGCGAGTTCTGGCGTCTAA
- a CDS encoding methyltransferase, whose translation MATARADQLSEQPLPSQPPDPSQLLMQLGSGFMAAAALYPVTKLGVAELLAEGPKPISKIAQDTGANEDGLYRVMRALSSIGVFAEISPRTFGLTPAASLLRADVAGNMRDLILWMTNHFHLNSWGGMMHSVLTGQPAVEKLYGKHCFDIFRDFPEVDVEFNNAMTNISAMTIPAILEGYDFSGIGTLVDIAGGHGLLISQILKHNPDMKGILFDVPHVIEGAKSRIARLGLESRLQTATGDFFQSIPVGGDAYMMQHIIHDWDDAKAHTILKNIRKALEGRKNGKLLIFDALISDGNGSDFSKWMDLEMMLMPGGRERTENEFRSLLEGAGFKLNRIIPIPSMVSILEAVPV comes from the coding sequence ATGGCAACTGCACGCGCGGACCAATTGTCCGAGCAACCGCTTCCTTCTCAACCGCCCGATCCATCACAGCTACTTATGCAACTCGGCAGCGGATTCATGGCTGCTGCCGCACTCTATCCTGTAACCAAGCTTGGCGTCGCCGAACTGCTCGCCGAAGGGCCCAAGCCCATCAGCAAGATCGCCCAGGACACCGGCGCCAATGAAGACGGTCTCTACCGCGTCATGCGGGCACTTTCCAGCATCGGAGTTTTTGCCGAGATCTCGCCGCGTACCTTCGGCCTTACTCCTGCCGCCAGCCTCTTGCGCGCGGACGTCGCCGGCAACATGCGTGACCTCATCCTCTGGATGACGAATCACTTCCACCTCAACTCCTGGGGCGGAATGATGCACTCCGTGCTCACCGGTCAACCCGCCGTCGAAAAGCTTTACGGAAAGCACTGCTTTGATATCTTCCGTGACTTTCCTGAAGTCGACGTCGAGTTCAACAACGCCATGACCAACATCAGTGCGATGACGATCCCCGCCATCCTTGAGGGTTACGACTTTTCAGGCATTGGCACTCTGGTCGATATCGCCGGTGGACACGGCCTGCTCATCAGCCAGATCCTGAAACACAATCCCGACATGAAGGGCATTCTCTTCGACGTCCCTCATGTCATCGAAGGCGCGAAGTCGCGCATAGCGCGTCTCGGACTCGAATCACGCCTGCAGACTGCCACCGGCGACTTCTTCCAATCGATTCCCGTCGGCGGCGACGCTTACATGATGCAGCACATCATCCACGACTGGGACGATGCAAAGGCTCATACGATCCTGAAAAACATCCGCAAAGCGCTCGAAGGACGCAAGAACGGAAAGCTTCTCATCTTCGACGCTTTGATCAGCGACGGCAACGGTTCCGATTTCTCCAAGTGGATGGATCTCGAAATGATGCTCATGCCCGGCGGACGCGAGCGCACCGAGAACGAATTCCGCTCGCTGCTCGAAGGAGCCGGATTCAAGCTGAACCGCATCATCCCAATTCCGTCCATGGTCAGCATCCTGGAAGCAGTGCCCGTCTAG
- the pdxT gene encoding pyridoxal 5'-phosphate synthase glutaminase subunit PdxT — protein sequence MKIGVLALQGDFDAHRRRLEELGAEVVLVRKAEQLDEVEGLVIPGGESTTFLKLLGEEFLRKLKEFVTSKPTFGTCAGCIMLAKEVENPKQEGLGAMDITVRRNAYGRQIDSFIEPAPAAPELEQGKGPLEMVFIRAPKIERYGAGVEVLARHGEDAVLVRQGRTMAATFHPELSEDSRVHAYFLGLVRNGQ from the coding sequence ATGAAGATTGGTGTTCTAGCACTGCAGGGAGATTTCGACGCGCATCGGCGCAGGCTCGAGGAGCTTGGGGCCGAGGTGGTATTGGTGCGCAAGGCCGAGCAACTGGATGAAGTTGAGGGATTGGTGATTCCGGGCGGTGAGTCTACGACGTTTCTGAAATTGTTAGGCGAAGAGTTTCTGCGGAAGTTAAAAGAGTTCGTTACATCGAAGCCGACGTTTGGTACGTGCGCCGGGTGCATCATGCTGGCTAAAGAAGTTGAGAACCCGAAGCAGGAAGGCCTGGGGGCTATGGACATCACGGTGCGGCGGAATGCCTACGGGCGGCAGATCGATAGCTTCATCGAGCCCGCGCCGGCGGCGCCTGAACTGGAGCAGGGGAAGGGACCGCTAGAAATGGTCTTTATCCGAGCTCCCAAAATCGAACGATACGGAGCAGGTGTGGAAGTCCTCGCTCGACACGGCGAAGATGCCGTACTCGTTCGACAGGGCCGGACGATGGCAGCCACCTTTCATCCCGAACTCTCCGAAGATAGCCGGGTTCATGCTTATTTCCTTGGGCTCGTGAGGAACGGGCAGTAA
- a CDS encoding alpha/beta hydrolase, with protein sequence MLKFRNAVLVFLCALLISSAWAQVSAPTQQPTSVSEWTDLAYSSFETIPNITYRRANNTDLKLDLYLPHERTQPVPLLILIHGGGWVAGNRESIVLQTLPYLQMGFAVANVQYRLASNTPAPAAVEDCRCALSWLFHNAARYNFDVNRIVTTGGSAGGHLALTTGLLNAEAGFDRGCTPPDDMRWDKAPTTQPRVAAIINWFGITDVADLFSGPNAKGYAIEWFGSIDNRDQLARRLSPAYIVSKTSPPVLTIHGDKDTLVPYAHAQKLHEALTRAGVRNQLITIPNGGHGGFSLDEMRKTMTAIRAFLRDNKIVQ encoded by the coding sequence ATGCTTAAATTCCGTAATGCAGTCCTCGTGTTTCTATGCGCCCTCTTGATCTCATCCGCCTGGGCTCAAGTTTCCGCCCCAACTCAGCAGCCGACCTCTGTCTCCGAATGGACCGATCTCGCCTATAGCTCCTTCGAAACCATCCCGAACATCACCTATCGTCGCGCTAATAACACGGACCTCAAACTCGATCTCTATCTGCCTCATGAGCGCACTCAGCCCGTTCCACTCCTGATTCTCATTCACGGTGGAGGCTGGGTTGCCGGAAACAGGGAAAGCATCGTTCTTCAGACCCTGCCATACCTCCAGATGGGTTTCGCGGTAGCTAACGTCCAGTATCGACTTGCCTCGAACACGCCGGCGCCAGCCGCGGTAGAGGATTGCCGTTGCGCCCTGAGTTGGCTCTTCCACAACGCAGCTCGTTACAACTTCGACGTAAACCGTATCGTTACAACAGGCGGTTCTGCCGGCGGACACCTTGCCCTCACCACCGGCCTTCTCAACGCCGAAGCCGGCTTCGACCGCGGTTGCACTCCGCCTGACGACATGCGCTGGGACAAAGCCCCCACTACTCAACCCAGGGTCGCCGCCATCATCAACTGGTTTGGCATCACCGATGTCGCCGATCTCTTCTCCGGACCCAACGCGAAGGGTTACGCCATCGAATGGTTTGGGAGCATCGATAATCGCGACCAACTCGCTCGCCGCCTCTCGCCTGCATACATCGTCAGCAAAACTTCACCGCCGGTGCTCACGATTCATGGCGACAAGGACACGCTCGTCCCCTACGCTCACGCCCAGAAGTTGCATGAAGCGCTCACCCGTGCCGGAGTACGCAATCAACTGATCACCATTCCCAATGGCGGACACGGCGGCTTTTCTCTCGACGAGATGCGCAAGACCATGACTGCCATCCGCGCGTTCCTTCGCGACAACAAGATCGTTCAATAG